ACCCGACGTGATCGGCGTCTGACCGAGCAGCGGGCTGATGATGAAACCGGCGAGCAACGCGCCAACCACGCCCACCACGATGTTGAGGAAGATGCCCTGCTGGCCATCGGTCCGCATCACCATGCTGGCGAGCCATCCGAGGATGCCTCCAACAATGATAATCAGTAGGAAGTTCATGAGCTTTCTCCTTGCCGAGAGGTGATCCCACCCCGCAGAGGCCCATATTTCGGGCGCCCGCCGGTTGGCTTCGACGCGGCCTGCCTGACAGGATGGGGGCATTTCGCCCTCACTTATGTTGTGGAGCATGCAACACACTGTCCGACATCATTGCATCCTAGGGAGACAGCTCGATGGTGAATTCGGACGCCGCCCGTGCACAGCGGCCGACCGCAGCGGATGATTCATTCCAGGAGTGGTTCTGGACCGTGCGACTCAGGCATGGAATCATCGAGACTGC
This DNA window, taken from Porphyrobacter sp. ULC335, encodes the following:
- a CDS encoding GlsB/YeaQ/YmgE family stress response membrane protein, with product MNFLLIIIVGGILGWLASMVMRTDGQQGIFLNIVVGVVGALLAGFIISPLLGQTPITSGDFDIGSLLVSFLGAVVLLAIVNLFRRGSVR